AGAACCACCACCCCCCGGCTCCTGGCACCCCGGGGCACGGCTCAGCCCCCGGTGGAGCCTCCAGGACCAGGAGCGGGACCAGGACCGGGAGCCGGGGAAGCGAACAGCGGCCggcggggggggcagcgggggccggGCGGAGGCTCTGCAGCCCCGACCGCAGCCAACAGGGGGCTCCGGGGGGTACCGAGAGCCGAGCCGGGGCGGTGCGGAGCcgcaccgagcccccccccccccccggcccccggcagCGCCCAGCGGATCGGGGCATCCTCGACGGGGCCGAGCCGGGTCCCCGGCACCGAGCCCCGGGTCCGGGCGATGCcgcggcggaggcggcgggggaTGCTGGCGCTGCTGCTGGCTTCTCTCTTCGTTTTTGGCACGGTGATGGCGCTGCGCACGCTCCGAGCCGCCGCCGGGCTCCCCGCCGGTGTCCCCCCCGGGGTGGCCGAGCCCCCCGAACCCCCCGGTGGCCGCGGGATGCCGCCGGGGGCCGGTCCTTCCTACGACCTGCACGCTTTCTACTACGCCTGGTACGGCAGCCCCCGCTTCGAGGGCCGCTACCTGCACTGGGACCACGCCCTGGTGCCGCACTGGGACCCCAAGGTGTCGGCCAGTTACCCCCGGGGGCGCCACCGGCCTCCCGACGACATCGGCTCCAGCTTCTACCCCGCTCTCGGCCCCTACAGCTCCCGCGACCCCGCCGTGGTGGACGAGCACATGGGCCAGCTCCGCGACGCTGCCATCGGTAAGAGTcggggccccgcagcccccctgcagcccccagtccCTTGCCCCGGGGAGCCCAAATCCCCTTGGGCCACCAGCCCTGGGGAAGGTGgcccccaaaacccagcacGGTGCTTGAAGCTGGTACTGCTGCGCTCACCGggctctgagctctgctggatggcagcaggggctgtgaCACACGTTGCTGGCACCCCCCAGGGTGCTGAGctagcccccagcccagcatcaGCCCCTTCAGGGTGCTCCCACCTCATCCactgctcctctcctgcttcCACTACCCCCCAGCCTCAAAGAGCTCCCACCACAACCCCATAGCCAACAATTCAGAGCACGATCTCCTAACCAGCCCTTAAACACCCCAGGGCTTCTAAAGTGTTAAAATGACACGAAATATTTACtgcgctgctgctgcaggggttAGAAAGCTGCTGCAGGTTTAGAAAGAAAACGGATCTAAGCGAGACCCGTTGCGTGCCCCCACAGGAGTGCTGGTGCTGTCGTGGTACCCACCTGGCCTAGCCGATGACAGCGGGGAGCCCTCGGACAGCCTCGTGCCGTTTATACTGGACGCTGCACAAAGATATGCCATAAAGGTAAGGCTCTCGGCTGCTCTTTGAGGCCATTAAGCTCATTGTTCGGCTCCAGCatgaagctgctgctgtgcctgggcagaggccctgctcctctgcttcagtgttaaaagaaaaagcacttaCAATTAGACAATGGGAGCAATTTTTAAACAGCTaaagacagctttttttcttagtaATTTGGATCCTCAGTTCACTTTTCACTCGTTTTGGTGGAAATAGTGAAAGCTCTGACTTCACCAAGCAGCCCGCTGTGTTCTGCGTGGGCCATGAAGGGGTTCACCGGCACCCAGGGGTGGCAGGAAGCCCTCCAGCACAGATCGAGGGTCCTCTGGGGGGTCAGAGCACAGAAAGCAATGTGACAGTGCTGAAAATAACCCCCTCCACGGTCGCTTTTGCAGGTTGCCTTCCACATCCAGCCATACAAAGGGCGCGATGACCGCACTGTGCACGAGAATATCAAATACATCATGGACAAGTAAGTTCTTCCTGCAGGGTAAATCCTGCTGTGCAACGTTGCTTTAAGCATAAACAGTGTGCAGAGCTTGGAATGAAATGCATCAGAACAGTCCCCAAAAATGCAGCACACAGGGAGCTGCCTAGAGCCAGCCGGCAGGGCAATGCTGACCAGGGGTCATAATCAAATCCCACTTTCTCTGGCACTTCAATGCCTTGCCTTCAGAACCCCAAACTGCTTTCTTCTGTTCGTGTTTCTAAGCTTATCGCATGTAGGCCAGCACCTCTCCCCTTTCtttcagaaggaaaggaaggacaCAAACACCACAGTTAAAAACACTCCCATAAAGGAGATAAAGGTTCCAGAGAAGGGTTCTGAAAAAGGAGGCCCCTACAGCAAGTCAAGTCTCACATCACGCTTGCCTTATAATGGCGATACCTGCTGAGGGCTTATCACCCGAGTCTCTGAACAAGCTTTCTGCTCTCTCTCTAGATACGGATCACACGCAGCTTTTTATAAGTACAGGACCAGCACTGGCAGGAGCCTCCCGCTGTTTTATATCTATGATTCCTACTTGACACCAGCCGAATCCTGGGCCAACCTTCTCACACCATCGGGCTCCCACTCCCTCCGCAACACTGCCTACGATGCCGTGTTCATAGCACTGCTGGTGGAGGAAGGGCACAAGAACGACATCCTTTCCGCGGGATACGACGGCATGTACACGTACTTTGCATCCAACGGCTTCTCTTTTGGCTCATCCCACCAGAATTGGAAAGCCATCAAAACCTTCTGCGACTCCAACAACCTGATGTTCATCCCCAGCGTTGGCCCGGGCTACATCGACACCAGCATCCGCCCCTGGAACAACCACAACACTCGGAACAGAGTCAATGGGAAGTACTAcgaaacagccctgcaggctgccctCACGGTCAGGCCAGAGATAGTCTCCATCACGTCTTTCAACGAATGGCACGAAGGCACCCAGATCGAGAAAGCTGTCCCCAAGAAGACGCTGACGCGCCTTTATCTCGATTACCTTCCCCACCAGCCCAACATGTACCTGGAGCTGACTCGCAGGTGGGCAGAACATTTCAGCAAAGAGAAAGAGCAGTGGCTGATGTGACTTCAGCGTTCACCTGACTCACAAAGACATCCtgctgacagagctgcagcacggAGAAGTGCTTCAGAAAAAAGCACGCGAGGAAACGCAGCCACAGAACCTTCAGCCTCGCCGGGCCGCTGAATGCCAGCAGCAACCTGCAAGCGTCCCAAGGACTGCCCGAGTCCCAGCTATGAACTCACGGGAGGAAGCGTTATAAGGAGTAGGAAATCTCTAAGGAGCAGCTGAATCTCACTTCCTGCAGATGTAGTAGAGGAACTTTTCAGAGCTCTTCTGGAATTTGCAAGGGGTGCCGGCTTGTGGGCCAAAGATGGGGTTTTCCTTACAGTGTGTGTGTTCGGGGACGTTTTATGTAGGTAGCTGGGTTCCAGCATGCATTTAACTTGAAGCCCCTGGCCCGCTGCCTGCCATGACCACGGATCCCTCACTCCACTAGCAACCTTCAAAACATTTCCCTATCAGTTTACTgtacaaagaaataaagatttctCTAAATTGTCTACTGTAAATGAAACTAAGCCATGCAGTTACATACCCTTTAGTTTACCCAAGTGTTTCTATGCCAAGGAGTTCTGCGCTGCGCATTGTTACTGTGGTCCACTGCATCCAAATACCTACAGAGAATTAGAGCTGGAATGCTAGTGACTATTTACTGCCACTACTGTATGTGCTGGAAACCGAGGCAATGCAACCATTTATACTAAAAGCTCCTAACTGATCGTTTAGCGTGCCAAGTTTTGAAAATTCAGACCTGAAGTTGCTTTATTCCCTTTAGAACCCATGGAAAAAAGCCACTTGCaataaaaatgcagctgaaaatACCATTCATTTGTTCTCTGAAAGAACTTCAGCTcacaatatttttccctttttctgtcaTGCTCAGACCCTTCTAAATTAGCCATAAAATTACTTTATACTTGTCTATATCAATAaaatgagaagcagcagctctggatgTGAAACAAGGTTCTATTCATTATGATTTCATACATGTTCTAGTTAAGCACTTAAGTCTGTCAGAAGTGACAGACaacaaaaataagcatttataACAAAAACATGCAAGTTCCTTAGCagtttttaaattgttaatAACTCCataaattttacttttccttgaAGAGTAAATACCAGAGCAAATTTTCATCCGTTCCCTATTCAGCTTAGTCACTGGTTACAGAACAAAATCAAGAAAGGAAGACCCACATTAAAAGATGACGAGCAGCACACCAAGAGCTTGGCATTATTCCCTGTGTTAGCAGGAAGTCAggtctttctgagcaacactttTCTAGGGAGGGGACACTTGAACAAAGAACAAGCTAGAGAACAACATAGCTATAAATTCACAGAAGCCCCAAAAAAACTCTTTTCCatccttgttttccttttggcgTAAATACAATAAATGAACACGTGGAATAAGTTTTATGGGGAAGGAGGACCAGTGACGCTGTCTGCATCATCGCATCCTGAGAACAGTCCAACatccaaattatttttagatGAGGTAAATAAAACAGACAGGTCTGGGGGAATGGTACAGCAGCACAAAGAGATCAGCAGAAATACCCGGGTTGGATTCTCAGGCTTCAGCCGATGTAACAGTAATTAACAGATCCCCATCGACTGTCACTCTCATTACCCCTTGTTTATTAACCTGCCATAACCCATCGACCTCATTAAACAAGGCCATTAACAGCACTTGCTGAACGCACAGGCACACGGTGCCCAGCTtcaccagctctgcagagcctcCTTGGAGTCTGAAGTCTTAGGATGATTCCGGTACCAAGCCATACTTCTGTCTCAGGATTTCAACTGTGGATTGCAGCGCACTGTGGGGCGAAACAGAACCGTCAGAGAAAAACAGGGGGGTTTTAAGCACTCAACTGCATTTTCTGGGAAAGTAATCAGCTAAAGATGCAGTAATTTTGAATTAAGGAGAACACGAACTGCAGAAACAAGGGAGTTTCATGTAGAAGCTTCCAGAAAGGTATCTCCCAGGTTCAGTATTTGGAGTGCTCCTTCACGATTCCTGAGTATGCTGATAATTAAGCTAAACACATTAATCTGAAGGTTTAACTTCTAtagagaaacaagcaaaacGTGACCCACCCTAACCTGAAGGCTTCATTTCtataaagtaaagaaaaagttCCATGTAGCAGAGTGCTCACCAGCCAGGTCGGATGATGGTGTACTTCCCCGACACAGATAAGTCGACCACAGTTGACCCCAGACGACACTCCGGGCTCTGGACATCCCCTACGGGGCCTCCATCAATGACTAAGGACAACTGAGGCCAAAGGTCTTGGAATTCCTGTAAAAAAGAGACATGGCTAACAACCCTAAAGATGGTTTGTGTTCGTGTTGTAGCGAATACCACTGGGCAGTCTAGTGTCAAGGGAGGCAGTCTCCTTTTTCTGTCAGATCATCTCTTTTCCCTGTCACGAGCACATCCCATTTTGATATCTGAGAGCAGATTTACCTTCCACATGCAGACAAGTTACAAGAATTCTCAGATCACGAGTGCATAGCTGCACCACCTTATTAAAGAGCACACGCACAAAAACAGCAAGACATTTTGGACCAGAGGGTGCCTTGGTATTGTACCCAACTCTCCCTCCCGAGGTAAGCAAAGAGACATCTCCTGGAGTTAAAGCCGGTTCTCAGGCTGCAAGGAGCTGCGCAGACACCAGGAGTCTCGTTCCACAGCCACCCCCCTACAGcaatttctgtctttcagaTTTGGTACCTGCTTAATAAAGCAAACACAAGCATGTAATTATTACTTTTAAGCTCTGCCTTCCACACTTTTCAGGGTGGAGATCACAGCCAGACAGCTGCCCCACACCACAAGTCTGCAGGTTGactgtcacttaaaaaaaataaaaggaaataactgAGAAATCCTTGTTTTAGTGTTATGACTGACTTCCAATCATGAGCGCCCAGGGCTCTGGCAGCCTAGCAGAAGAATCCCACTTAGTAGCAAAAAGTGCCTTACCGAAACCGTCAGCGTGCTCGCCTGACTGCTGATGTTAGCACTTGTTAAAGCCAGGGGTCCAGAGCAAGCTCGTGCCAGCTCTCTAATAAAAGGGTGGTTTGGAATGCGAACGCCAACCAGCTACGAGGAAGAAGAGAGCACGGTTTTACATGCAGTCACCACAGACCATTTTTAATCTTGCCTTGCCTAAAGCCTTTGAACTACAGTTGACAGCACAGAGAATTAATATTCCAGCACCTGCTGCACCGGCAGTAATAACAGACGTGACTTCATGACGTAGCAAGTAACGCTAGGTTGTGCCACGCTCAGGTAAGCCACAGGGAACACAGCAACACAAGAATAAGTGTCAAAAAATGCCAATCGCTGCTAAGCATACCCAAAACGTGTAAGAATGAAAGCTCCTATGACAGAACCATAAAAACAGCATGCTGCCCACCAAAGACACGGAGGTGCATCCCACGGCAGAGACCTACCGAGGTGAAGGGATTCAAGTCCTTGTTGAGTTCTTCCGATCGCTTCAGGACCAGAGTTACAGGTCCGGGGAGCAGGTCCCGTAACAGCTCATCCGGCACGTTCACATGGCAGTACCTACGGAGGGAGAATCGGGCTATGAAGGACAGGTGAGAGGCAGCTGCAAGAGCCCTTCCCCATCAGCTTCACGCCCTGCAGGCCAATAAGAGGGGAGCTGCCTCTCTCTGCCCCAGGCTACCcaggcagccccggcccctggTGGGCAGCTCACCGGTAGATGTGCTCCACGTCCCCGAGGCAGATGGCCAGCGGCTTCCTCCCGTTGCGTCCCTTCAGGCCGTAGATGCTCCGCACGGCGCGGGAGTCCTGTGCCAGGCAGGCCACGCCGTACACCGTGTCTGTGGGCACCGCCACCAGCCCGCCAGCCTGCAGGGCACCGGCGGCGGCCGCCAGCACCTCCGCCCAGCCTGGAGACAGCGACGGGGGCTCAGCAGGAACCGGCCTCGCCCCCTCAGGGCCCCCTCAGGGCCCCCTCAGGGCCCCCTCAGGGCCCCCTCAGGGCCCCCTCAGggccccctcagcctcccccctcccctcagcccagGCCCGGCCGCGGCCTCAGCCTCTCCCCGTGATCCCCCCACGCACCTCGGGGGCTCgtcggggcggcggcggcggcaccggggAGCAccagggggctgctgcaggcgcGGCCCAGCCCCGGTCCAGGTCCaggtcccggtcccggtgccggtcccggtgccccctccccgccccttcccaccccagccagCGCCCTCAGCATCCGAGCAGCCTCTTCCGCTTCCGCCCGGAAGCAGCCGCGGCGTATTTCCGGccgccgttgccatggcaacgcaaGCAGCAGTGAGGCCTGCGGGAGGCTCCGCTATGGAGGCGGCCGGGGGTAGCGAGCCGGAGCCGCGCCTGGTCGGTGCTGCCGGCCTGAGGGAGGGACGGAGCGGGACGGACCGGGACGCACCGGGTCCTGCCCGGCTCGCCCTGCCCCGCCCCGCCGTGACCCGCTGTTCTCCGCCGCCCGCAGGTGGAGCGGCTGCGGGGGCTGCGGAGCCTGCTGGAGGCCCGGCAGCGGCACCTCCGCACCCGCATCGCGGCCTGCGAGGAGCTGGCGgtggagctgcaggggctgagAGCCGCCCTGGGCGCCGCCCGCCGCTCGCCGCCCGCTGTAAGCGCGGAGAACGGGGCCGcctctcctccccccacccccccagagccccgtagccggctgtgctgtgctcagtggtgtttttcttttcctttctcgcTCCCCAGGAACCCGCCCCGGGCGGCAGGAGGGCTCTGcctgcggaggaggaggagaaagaggaggccGACCCCTGAAATGCCTTGAAGGGACTGCGCTCCGCCTGCTCGGGGGGATTTCTCCGAGAGTTTGTCTTCGTACAGGGTCTGGGATGTGAGCACAGCTGTGCAAGCACAACTAAGAGGGACTAAGCGTTCAGCTAAAGGCTCCAAAGCTTTTTACATAACGCCAggaataaattataataataatacaactCTATTATGAAGTCAGGGAATGTAGCTTATTCCCCCAGTTGTGGCCTTGGAATTTGCTTTCTTGTCTTGCACTGATATCATATCTTGCTCGATTTGCACTTAAAGCAAGATTGGGGGTTGTTATCAGATGCCCTGCCTAAGAagaggctggctgctgctcatGTGGAGGCCATAGATCTAAACAGATTGTGCTAGTTTGTCTCAAGTGTTGACTCTTTCCCTGAGTCCACTGTTAACAGGATCAGGAACAGTTAATGACTAACTCGATGTTAAAAGCATGAAAGCTGTGAATTGTTCTGTGGGCAGTGACCCCGATATCTCTGATAAGGGGGCTCCTGAAGTAAAAGATGCGTGAGCTGAGGTGCACGAACCAGCCACAGGTTGCAGCGTTCATAGGTCTGCAGCTGCCTTTCACCTGCATTTTTTGCACAGGAATGTTTTGCTGCCCTGAAGCCTGATTCATGCAGTCTGTGTTCCTTGTAGCTGGTAACATCCTCTGAGTTCCCACTGTATTTATTGCAAAGTGCCTAACGACTAACACCTTCCACTCAAGGATGCTAAAGCTGCCATCTGGACCAGAGGAGGCTcgttttttctcatctgtacaTCTTCAAATGGTTTGTGTTGTATTTATGTTTGCCATAAATTATAAACCCTGCCTCGAGCACAGCTGCTGATTGCAGGAAAGGGGCTACACAGGAGCTCGCTGTTAGCAGAAATGAGCAATTTGTAGATTCACAACAGCTGCTCTAACTCTGAGCCATCCCTGACTGAACTGAGGTTATGAAGTTTTTTCCTGAATGCTGCTGGTGGGGGAAGGCAGGAACTGACTGGGTTAAATGCTGTTGTCTGTCAGAATGTGGAAATCACTTCGTGTCCCGATCCTCTCTCTGAGCATTGTGCTCACACTCATCTCCCAAACGACGGATCAGTGCCCTGAGGAAAGACTATTGTAACACAATGTTTAAATAAGCATTTAATTAGGATTCCATTAGTATTAATATTGCTTTCAATTCCAAAAAAGTTAATTTCCACTTCTTTGTAGATATTTCAAAGTACAATATTAACTTCATACAAAATGAGCAATTAAGCAAACACcattatttcacattttacattcttcaaaaaatacaaattcatatttactctttttttttttttgggttttggagatgCTCTTCCTTTGGAAGTACTGTACCTGTAACTAACATCTTCACATTGCTCAATGTAAGCACATTTGTTCCCATGTTTCAGAGTTAAATAAATTCCTTTAATACCATAAACACATTCTTGAAAAACTGGGGTTCGTTTCTTTTCTCATCTCCAAGACCATTGCCCAGCTCCCCGCACGTGTCAAACAAAACGAAAGCAGTGAACAGACAGCCTAAGGTTCTCCTGGACTCCCTGGTCTGACAATTCTGCAGATGTTGATGCCGAGGACGACTTCAATAACCCGCCAGGCCTGAGGTTAGCGCGGCCCTGCCTGCCTCGCTGATGCTAGTCAGTGTGAAATGGAACAGCAACTGCAACTCTCTCTCTCCAAAACAAGGGTCAGACAGACAGCTCTGGTTCAAAAAGCAAGTGGAAGAGGACACAAAGCTACGCAGCGAGAAACACCAGCTACTGTCAGCTACGGTACTGCAAAAACATACCCTTGGTTTTGCTGAAAAAGATCGTATGAAAAAAATTTCTTGTAAGAAAAAAGTAGAAACTGCATTTATTTGAGAAAGTGTACGCTGCATAATGAACCAAATTTTGGCCAGCTTGCACACCACCAAAAGCATGGTGTGGGATTTTTAAACTAGTTCCGAGAACACACACACTTAGACTATGTACACTACTACATAAATATCCAGTTTAATTTGCATTTCTCAGTGCAGACACAGAATCCAACTTCTAGAACATCAGATATATATGGAGACAAGACGCAAAAAAGTTAAAAGTTCAGCCCTGTCCATGAGTATTAACTACAGGTAACATTTATAAAAACTTGCCATTGTTTCCAAAATATGGTAAGGAGAAAATAGTATACCAATTAAAAACTAGGCGATCAGAAATTTGTAGGGTTTCTTCCAgacatgcttttttttgtttgtttgttttttgccttaGGTCCAAATCGACTCTCACAATTCTGTCCAGCTAGCTCAGATTACTAATGCCAAGGACTTTCCCCTCGTAGATCTTAACGCATTTTACAGAGAAAGCTTTCAACTTCCTTGTTTTACAGggaggaaactgaggcacggagaGGTTAAGTGTCTCGCCCGAGGTCGCggagccagccagcagcaggacgagGATCCCGACACCGAGGTCCCCTCTGCTCTACGTCCCGGCCCTGGCTGCCAGCTGTTTCCAACCCCCACCCATCAGCAATAGCTCTTCATCTCCAATCAACCCCAAGGTCAATTACGCCCTAACGAAtttcccccagcagctccacaaCCAGCAGGCCACTCGTTAATTGGTTCTCTGAGCCGCATTTCTAATCGGTGCAGGAAGAGTACTGTAAACAGTTCAGCAATGTTGCTGCAGTTGCAAAAAAACAAGATCTGGGATGACTGCGGAAGTGCCATCCTCCGTGAAGTAAGGCAGAGAACAGGACATCAAAAACGATCTCGTGAAGACAAATTGTAAAGGTGCAACATGCCTGCTCCAGAACAGCTCGTCACTTCTGTGTCACTtcgggggagaggggaggatgagggagaagggaggaggcgAGGAACGGGGTCGGAGGCAAGGAACGGGGTCGGGGGAAGGTACTAATTCCCTACAGAAGTGACAAGCAGCTCCCCAGAAAGCGTGAGAGAAAAGGCCTGCTAAAGCACAGTGCTCTCAGTGGGATATTTGCATAGATTGGACGTTTGCTAATGATGCATAATTTCTCTCGGGTACAGACAGGGTAGGGCAACACGTCACCGAGCTCGTCACTAAACACACTCCATCAGACAGACACAGACAGACCGACCACGCGGGACAATGATCTTTAGCTACAAGTATTGCACCAAGTTAAGTGCTCATCTTTGCACACCCCTGTTAACTTTTACTCagagcaaaaataaactttgtGAAAGTATATACAAAAGAAATTGCAGCAATTGGGTTAAAGATAAAATAACCTAAAGTGCATTTTAGATACCAGTATGAGGTTCTGCGAACTAGTCTTTCAGGACACAGTTAGCATTACAGAAGTGCCCAATTCGTACTTTGTTCTATATAATTCAGTACCAGCATTGGAACAGTGCTGATTTTTCATCCCTCTACCAACTACGAGCATGAAAAGCAACTTCCACAGCCTTCAGCTGCATGCCAGGTTTGCTTGCTTGGGTCGCTGCTTGGCTACCACAGCTACCGACGGTGGTAGTTAGACCCCTTCGACATGTTTCAGCCCCTGCACCCATCTAGAAAGTCTAAGGAACCAAGTAAATCCCCACAGGCCACCGAAGAGCAAATCCTTTAACACAGAATGacccagagcagctctgctctctgacTGATCATGAAAGGGATTTGGGAAATGCAGATTTCGCAGAGGGAGGGCACGCTGATCTCAGAGGCTCCAGCACACTGGCAGAACGCGCCCCTTTCCGGGAATCCAACATCTTACCAGATCTGCAATGATTGAAACTCCATTCCTTACTAAAAATTGTATTGTGAATATGTGAAATGCCTGGGCAACGAGGGGGAGAAGGGCAGAAAGCTCCCTGGCACCAAGGATCTGAGGGCTTTGCTGTGACCGATGCCTCCCCTTGCCAGCTGCTCACGCGCCTCCTCCCAGCCGAGCGTGTTAACAaccaccccagcagcacagcgaTCCCACAGCGCTGGGGATAACACAAGCAGCCATGTGGGGCACACGCAGCGTGGAACACTCGGGCAAACAGACCGACAATtaaaacagcagcacacagctctaCGACGCAACG
This sequence is a window from Anas platyrhynchos isolate ZD024472 breed Pekin duck chromosome 24, IASCAAS_PekinDuck_T2T, whole genome shotgun sequence. Protein-coding genes within it:
- the YRDC gene encoding threonylcarbamoyl-AMP synthase isoform X2, translating into MLRALAGVGRGGEGAPGPAPGPGPGPGPGLGRACSSPLVLPGAAAAAPTSPRGWAEVLAAAAGALQAGGLVAVPTDTVYGVACLAQDSRAVRSIYGLKGRNGRKPLAICLGDVEHIYRYCHVNVPDELLRDLLPGPVTLVLKRSEELNKDLNPFTSEFQDLWPQLSLVIDGGPVGDVQSPECRLGSTVVDLSVSGKYTIIRPGCALQSTVEILRQKYGLVPESS
- the YRDC gene encoding threonylcarbamoyl-AMP synthase isoform X1, whose protein sequence is MLRALAGVGRGGEGAPGPAPGPGPGPGPGLGRACSSPLVLPGAAAAAPTSPRGWAEVLAAAAGALQAGGLVAVPTDTVYGVACLAQDSRAVRSIYGLKGRNGRKPLAICLGDVEHIYRYCHVNVPDELLRDLLPGPVTLVLKRSEELNKDLNPFTSLVGVRIPNHPFIRELARACSGPLALTSANISSQASTLTVSEFQDLWPQLSLVIDGGPVGDVQSPECRLGSTVVDLSVSGKYTIIRPGCALQSTVEILRQKYGLVPESS
- the MANEAL gene encoding glycoprotein endo-alpha-1,2-mannosidase-like protein, producing the protein MPRRRRRGMLALLLASLFVFGTVMALRTLRAAAGLPAGVPPGVAEPPEPPGGRGMPPGAGPSYDLHAFYYAWYGSPRFEGRYLHWDHALVPHWDPKVSASYPRGRHRPPDDIGSSFYPALGPYSSRDPAVVDEHMGQLRDAAIGVLVLSWYPPGLADDSGEPSDSLVPFILDAAQRYAIKVAFHIQPYKGRDDRTVHENIKYIMDKYGSHAAFYKYRTSTGRSLPLFYIYDSYLTPAESWANLLTPSGSHSLRNTAYDAVFIALLVEEGHKNDILSAGYDGMYTYFASNGFSFGSSHQNWKAIKTFCDSNNLMFIPSVGPGYIDTSIRPWNNHNTRNRVNGKYYETALQAALTVRPEIVSITSFNEWHEGTQIEKAVPKKTLTRLYLDYLPHQPNMYLELTRRWAEHFSKEKEQWLM
- the C24H1orf122 gene encoding uncharacterized protein C1orf122 homolog: MATQAAVRPAGGSAMEAAGGSEPEPRLVERLRGLRSLLEARQRHLRTRIAACEELAVELQGLRAALGAARRSPPAEPAPGGRRALPAEEEEKEEADP